The Fusarium falciforme chromosome 12, complete sequence DNA window TCTTGCGACTATAAAAAGGACGCTCCACCTCTACACCAGACCACTTTTTAAGACGATAGGCAACTCTGTCCACATATGTGTCCACGTCGAGATTCGGGCGACTGAGCCAGTTGCAGCTCCTGCAGCGCTGGTGATAGACGCGGACGTTGTATCGATCGCCGCTGTACATGCGAATGGTTATGGCGATCTTCTTGCTTGACCATCCACGGCTGGTGCAGTTGTTGTTGTGGCAGGTGAACCGGCCCATAATGTTGGTGTCGTATGTCTCTATGAGGCCTCTCTCGTCGTCATTGTTGTTGAAGGTGAGATCAaggtcctcttcctctaaTTCCCTTGACAGCCCATTGTGGAGAGCTGGGTACATGGACCATGACTTGGGTTTCTTGCGTGGTGGCATAATGGATTGGCCGGGGCCAGAAAATAGGGCGAGAGAGAATTGGGAGAGGAAGTAATCAAATTGCATTTGTAGCAGAATTTATTGTATGTTAAGGCAGCAAACAGAGTCAGATACgcaagagagaagaggagaagggaagTATGCCTTCATTAGGGGCCTGAGACATGCGTGACGGATACGACGATATGCATGTTGCCAGGCCACAAGCAAACTGTACCAACATGTGTAAGGAACTGAGTAATTTGGTGACTGTTGAGTTTCAGCTGCTGTTATACCCTTCATCGGCCTCTAGGCCCAAAACCTTCTGTGTTGGCCTGTTTCTACAACCATTGGATCTCGTCGAACTTGTTGGGCATCTTTGCTGTCACCAAGGGAGGCCGACCTCTGCCTGTGACGGTAAGAATCGCTGTTTTACTGGCTGGCCAAGAAATAGTAGCTCTCAATGACCACTGTATGTCGCTCGGTCGGCCTCCCGCATCCCCAACCTCGTCGTCCAACTCAGATGATTGGACAGCACATCCTGGGCCTAGTGACGTACCCAGTCATGTTGCAACCGACCTGACAGGGCCATTCCTGTCATTCCGACATGGTGCCTCGACAATTATGCGAGAATATGGCGGTTGATGTGTCCTGATGATCGCCATTGGTACATCTATTCGCTTCGTTTTCCAGGCTGGATGGGAAGTCATCTTGTTGGCAAGGCGATGCCAAGCCTGCATTATTCTCGATTGAGGCTAGATTCTATGCAAAAGAGTCTATATGTCTATCTGCTGTCTATATGATTAAAGATGAGGTAGATACCCCAGATGAAGAAAGAAAACGTGAAACGCTCATTCGCTCCAATCAACCCCGTCTATGATAAAATCCACATCTCCTATCTTCCAACAAACCCTCAAGGAAGGGAAGCAGGAGCGTAAGCCTGGTCAGGCTTGACGACCTTGCCGCCGGCGAGCTGCTGGTCGGTGTAGGCAGGGTAAACAAtctgcttcttgctcttgctgACAACCGAAAGAGTAGTGAAGCCCTTGTCGGCACCGAACTGACCGCTCCAGCCAGAGGTGATGGTGAAGTCGCCGCAGGTAGCAGGCCCGCCGTTGGCCTTGGATGCCTTGGCCGTCTTGGTTGACTTGACGACGTACTTGCAAGCGGTAGCGGTGCCGCTGCCAGTGTTGATCTTGAAGTTCCAGGTGCAGGTGGCGTCGGGCTTGTCGCAGACGCGGTTGAGGGACTGAATTGCCCACTGGGGGGAGGCGGCCATCATAGAGACTTCGTTGGCGGGGGCGGCCATCATAGAGACTTCGTTGGCGGGGGCGGCCATGCCAGTGGCGGAGAGGAGAGCGGcgacgatggtgatggagaacTTCATTTTGGCGGCTGGGGCTATTTGGTGTTGGCTTTGCCGGTGTTTGTTTGGAGTTGGCGTTCAGACTGACCTGTGAGTTGATGCTTAAGCGTCAAGTATATATGGAAGTGTGGAATATGTGAGTGATGTAGGAGGtagttgttgatgatgaaagaAGACGTCTTGTCCTGGAGTCTTGGACTCTTTATATCATGATGAGGTCAAGTCAACAAGTTTCCAAAAATACATCGACTCTTGTCAGCCCTGCCTGTTCGTATTCCATATATTCCCAGCCCCATATTATCCCATGATCAATAGAAATAAATCTGGGCCTCAGTTTCATGCTTAGCTCCAGTCCCGGTCTCGCCGTCTGAGGTCTTCCTCGAGACTCGAAAGGTTCTCACAAGCCTAAAATGCCGATGTACCGAACGCTattccttgcccttgtcctTTTCCGGAGTCTTGATTCATGCGCTAGACAGGATAGATCCCTGCATTTTAACTTCGCTGGGCTTAGTCAAGATGAAGGGCTGTCTATTTTTAGTTCTCCCCTGTCTCTCCACAACCGTTGTCAACCTTTCCTCGGGACATAGACAGATACCCGAAGATCGTTAACGTTTAGGGCATTCCGGCTCGTATTTGTTGATATTGGAGTCAATGCTGATGGAGCTACTATCGGCAGTTGGGTTATTCATTACTATCACCAGTGACATGTAGCTCCTAATGAACGTGGCTGCAAGGTTAAGCCACGACAGCCCATTCTCGAAGCGAAAATAAACATAGAAGATTGGCTACAACCAATCATTCAGACTGTCAGAGATTACTTTGTTCAACGGAGAGGTAAGAAAGCCGGGACCCAGAACAACCCAGGATAGGACGAGGTTGTTGCATCTTACGGCCAAAGCTCCTTTGTGAATGAGGTTTTACTGCAGGTATTACAAGAATTGTTGTTTATCATAATGGAATTGCACGGAAGGCTAAATTGCATGCGCGGATGGTGAGAGATTGCAAGAAGTTGAATGACGATTAGCTCTGTAGTCGAGGAGATAAGCAAAGTGCTGACCTCGACTGAAGCAGCTATAGACTGAAACACGTCTAAGAGAGAAGGAAACTGAAACGCGCCATTTATGATGCAGAAACAATTTTTAAACGTGTTATGCATTTAACAACGAGTAGGAAGCCGTCAATGAGCACGTCACTTATCGAGGGAGAGGAACTGGTGATGCCTAGCTGTGGACGGCCTACCCTACAGCGTAATCCGATTTCCAAGACGAAACAATTCGGAAATTACTCGACAAGGACAAAAGAACGAAAAGTGGCAGATACCGTTTTAATGAGCACACTTTCGTGGGAAAATGAGAGCGCAAGTAAGTTCTGTCCATGCTCGTCACACAGTTTCCAGTTTTCCAAGGTATGGAGGTCAGCTCAACAGACACCCCTAAGGAAAGCGAAGGAAACGCGGTACTCTTGCGAACCCATCAGCACTCTGGGATAGCATAGTTGAGGGAAATTAGACGGAAATTAGGAGGACGTACCACTTAAGAGTGCAAGGGTAGCAGAGGGGCCGGTGAGTATGCGCCATCAAGTAAGATGTGCAGGATCACACCCTGCTTCTAGTTTGAGGCTGTCCAAGCCTGTGACCAGAAGCTCTTACGAATCACATGGTAGATAAAACGTACTTTTAAGCAGGCGGACTTCCTCGACTCTTCAACTTTTTttgtctctcctcttccaccaTCACATTGATCACTCACCACGAGACTGTAACTATCAATTGACCAACGTTTTCAACAGCCTATCCACCCTCGCAACAAGTAAGCGATAACGACTGTTCTTAGGTCAGACTAACCCTTACTCTTGTAGTGGATCGCTGGGGAATAGGGAAATATTAGGACCCGTGTTGCGGCTGCGGAGGCAAGCAAGATTGGGCCCGAGAGGCTGCCCTGAAGCCATTCGCGGTGGTGTCCGTAGACCAAGAGTCATGCACCCACTGGCTAATGGTACTTATAATGTGATGGGGGGTTAATAAGGGAAGGGCCGCATAATCATGTGCAATTTCTGATGACGTGGTTGCGTGTTGATGGCCAGAGCCCGCTGCAGCTCATACCAACCAGGCATCATCACGCAGTAGAGCCGTCCAATAACGCTTGTTTAAGCTCTCATCATGTGAGTTGTTGCTTCAAGCAGGCTGTGACATAGTGACCCGAACTGGCCTAGCATCCTCAGCCACTTTTCTAGGGTACGCACGCACGCCGCTGTTGTGCAATATGATAACGCGTAGCGTACGCGTATTGATTGCAAGCACTTCTAGTCTAAGCAATAGAATATTGTTCCAACATCGGCCACAAGAGCAATGTTGCAAAATTGGTGAGTTGAAAGAAGCCAACTATTTGCTAAACAGTCCTGGCCGATGACATGGCCTCTCACAGTCCAGGTTCGGATATTCCGGCAACGACTCTTACCAACCATCTACTCAACTCCTCAGCCCTCGTATCACAAGCCACGCAAGCTGAGTGCCATCCACGTGACGCCAGCGCTAACTGCGGACTCAATCCAGGCATTAAATCCCTCTCATATCGATTTCGAACTTGCCAAGACTCCTGGCCAAGACTATCAACATGACTCTCTGCAGCCTATGCAAGACCATTCCCCCCAAGTTCTTTAGCTCAGCTCGAAATGACCAATGCACTGTCGAACATCACCCGAACCTTGTCGCTCTTGAGAAGTCGGTAGAAGCAGGATGTCGCATGTGCGCGATCGTTTATAATGCGATACAACGTCGcgtcaaggacggcaagattTACAGTACAATGGATGGGAAGCCTGTTGATTTGTCCCAGCAGATCAACTTGAGGAGCACCAAGTTTGGCGCGCAGTCAGTATGTCTGGGTTGGGCTGACGTGGGGAGTATGCGAGGCATAGAGGTCCCGCACGATTGGGACGATGTCGCTGTATACGACTGCAAGCCAGAGTTGGGAATGGCATCGGACCTTAAGTACCAGAGTGACACAGTCAGGTGGTGGCTGGAGAACTGCTGGGGAAAGCATGCCGAGTGTCGGAAGAACCACGATGCCTCATATCTTCCGACCCGCTTGATCGACGTCGAATCCTCTGATCCTAACCTCGTCCGATTGGTAGTCACTGCTCAAGAGCCCATCGACGATCCACGCTATATCGCTTCCAGCCATTGTTGGGGTCTCAACATGCCAGAATCAGCCAAGACGGTCACCTCCAACTTCAACAAGCATACTGAGAGCATCCCGTTATCAGACCTGTCCCGAACATTTATCGACTTCATAAGGATAAGCAGAGATATTGGCGTCCGATATGTCTGGATTGACTCGCTATGCATCATCCAGGACTCCTATGAGGATTGGACCGTCGAGGCGGCACAGATGGCGGCTGTGTACTCCAATGCCTATGTTACCGTGGCTGCGTCAAGTTCATCTGACGGCACTGGTGGATGCCGAAAAGGAGATGCGTCAGATTCGTTCTTTGGGCCTGCCGACTTGAAgtgggatgaagaagatgagtcTGGAAACAGAAAGACTCGTACAATCCGTGTCTTTGCTAAGCCCGAGGGCCATGCAGTTACCAGTCTCTCGCAAGATCCTCTGGTCTCAAGAGGATGGACACTCCAAGAGCGTGAGCTATCACCTAGAGTGGTGCACTACTCAAAGGACACAATCCGATGGGAGTGTGCGTGTCAAAAGGCAACCCTCGAATTTCCCTGGAGTGACAGCCTCTCGTTCAACAACGCGCTCAGGGCGTTTGACCAGGGCCAACTTCAACCTCAAGGCACTGAGGGATGGTATTCAGATGAGGCTGTGAGGAAGAATAGCTTTGTGTGGTTCGAAGTCGTGGAGCGATATACGAAACGATCACTCACGAAGCAGACGGATATCTTACCAGCGGTTTCTGGAATCGCGCGATACTTTTCTAAAGAAATTGGGGACAAGTATCATGCTGGCCTCTTTGAGTCTCATGGTGTTATCGCATTAATCTGGAGGATCGCAGGCAAATCCAAGGATAAGAGGAGTCGACACTCCGAGTATCTCGCCCCAacttggtcttgggcttcAGTGAAGGGTCCGGCCGAGTGGTGGTGGACGCTCAAGCAACACAAACCAGAGCCCGTCGACCACACATTCACGCCGCAGATTCTCGAGATGAGCACAGTACCTGCGGGAGATGACCCTTTTAGTATTCTCAAAGGCGGCACACTGAGGCTAAAGGGTCTCCTCGTGCCTGTTGGCGCCATGTGGCGAGAACAAGACAGGCTTGAGCATGACCAGCGGTCAATCATTGCCATTCAAGCAGATGGACAAATGACAAAAGTCGGAACCATAACTTTTGACATTCCTGAGGAGGCTTGCCAAGTATTGTTCTGCTTTGCCTGTCGCAGGGAGAGCCAGTTTGGCTGGATCGACGCCCTGGGACTGACTCAGACGGGACAGGGAACGTTGCAGTTTAAGCGTGTGGGACTGGTTCGGTCGAAAGAGAAGTCTTGGTGGGAGAAGGCGGTCACGGCAGagattagtattatatagaagGAGTATTTTTCAGAAATAGTTATCTATTATGTCGAGCTTTCTAGATCAAGACTAACAATCAATGTTCCATGCACTGGTAGCCGTTGTTTGGGTATTCATCATCATTTATCCTCTTTGGCAGCGTTGGCTTTATCGGCGCTGTCTGAACCCAGATATGTCAAAAATCTCCTGAACCGCCTGTCGCCAAGAAGTCTGCCTCTGCCATCTCCTGAACCCTTCGCTTTGAGATGGATCCTGTATAACAAGCCCCTCATGACTAGGTGCTGGCCTTAGCGGGACGTTTTGAGTCATACCCGTGACTCTATAGTCAGCTCTTATGCTCTGCCCCTTCTCCTGAATAATGGCACCAGGCTGTTCGACTAGGTCGACCTGGAACCCGACGTAGAATCGGATTTCGTCTCCATCCCAAGAAACAGGAATGAGGGTTAGCAAGTTCATAAATGGCTTGCCTCCTTTGCGATAGTTGATCAGACTTTGTTGAACTTCGTCTCTCGCTTCAAGacccttcttcaacctcaacaccGCTTCGTTATCCACATAATTTCGCTGCTGACCTACCTGAACGAATCCATCTGGGGCTTGCAAGAACCTACAATTCTTGCCAACAACCTCTCTCCGTGAATATCCCGTCAGGTTCTGGAACATTGCGGAAGCGTAGACGATGGGACAATCGTCCATTGTGACATCGCATACGACAAATGAGCAAGAAAGATCGATGGTTCCAATGTCAAACTTGGGGTTTTTACGATCCGTGACCTTCCACAGCAGTCCCAAAAGATCGAACTTGGGCTCGGCGTTGCTGTACGCCTTCGGCAAGGGAGGAGGAATAACGTTCCTGGGGATTGGCAGAGTGGTTGGGTATTGCGCAACTTCTGGTAACGAGTTTTGCATTCCTCCCAGGCTATCAAGGTCCTGAGAGGCTTCGGCAGGTAGAAGAGACGGTGAACCGGGGAAcgatcgaggaggagagtcaCAACGAGTCTCTGTGTACTCGAGAAAGCGGTTCAGGGCAAAATGAGCATCTGTCCCATACCACTCAGACCCCTTGCGGCCGGAAATGCTCGCCAATTCGACTCGATCAACATCAAGAGCCTGTAGCCTGGCCTGGATGTCTCTAAAGTCTTCTTTAAAGTCTGACTCCATGCGCTTTGTTCGTTCATCTATAGATGAGATCGCCGAGCTGTATGGTTAGCACAAGTGGAGAACTCTCGGATGGGTACTTACAAAGTCATAACATTTACAGTTATGTCCAGAGACATTTTATATGTTGTGACTGTGTCTCGAAACAGTTGAATCTCCTTATCTTTGAATGCCCACGCAATGTTTTTCCATGTCCGGACCTTGACTTTACCATCCCGAGTCGTTTGCGTGAAGCACTTCAATGTGTTTGTAAACTCCTCAAAAATGTCCAGACAGTTCTCTAGTGGTGTTGTAAGGCAATCGCATAGCTCGGGATTGTTTGACAGCTTGTCCTGCATGCCAGCTAGTCGGCCAAGGACCTGGTACAAAGCCCGCAGGTCTGTTGAGAGCGCTGCAATGTCTTCGGGGGCGCTTCGTAAGCTATCGATGAACTCATAGAGTCGTTTTGACCCGTGGAGGGCGGCGCCGACGATGCCGACGACGCTCGCCCCGACAGACAGTGGATCGGCCATGA harbors:
- a CDS encoding HET domain-containing protein, whose product is MTLCSLCKTIPPKFFSSARNDQCTVEHHPNLVALEKSVEAGCRMCAIVYNAIQRRVKDGKIYSTMDGKPVDLSQQINLRSTKFGAQSVCLGWADVGSMRGIEVPHDWDDVAVYDCKPELGMASDLKYQSDTVRWWLENCWGKHAECRKNHDASYLPTRLIDVESSDPNLVRLVVTAQEPIDDPRYIASSHCWGLNMPESAKTVTSNFNKHTESIPLSDLSRTFIDFIRISRDIGVRYVWIDSLCIIQDSYEDWTVEAAQMAAVYSNAYVTVAASSSSDGTGGCRKGDASDSFFGPADLKWDEEDESGNRKTRTIRVFAKPEGHAVTSLSQDPLVSRGWTLQERELSPRVVHYSKDTIRWECACQKATLEFPWSDSLSFNNALRAFDQGQLQPQGTEGWYSDEAVRKNSFVWFEVVERYTKRSLTKQTDILPAVSGIARYFSKEIGDKYHAGLFESHGVIALIWRIAGKSKDKRSRHSEYLAPTWSWASVKGPAEWWWTLKQHKPEPVDHTFTPQILEMSTVPAGDDPFSILKGGTLRLKGLLVPVGAMWREQDRLEHDQRSIIAIQADGQMTKVGTITFDIPEEACQVLFCFACRRESQFGWIDALGLTQTGQGTLQFKRVGLVRSKEKSWWEKAVTAEISII
- a CDS encoding Zf-3CxxC domain-containing protein, whose product is MPPRKKPKSWSMYPALHNGLSRELEEEDLDLTFNNNDDERGLIETYDTNIMGRFTCHNNNCTSRGWSSKKIAITIRMYSGDRYNVRVYHQRCRSCNWLSRPNLDVDTYVDRVAYRLKKWSGVEVERPFYSRKTGKPHERDLCEGCKNGHCKEGELS